One segment of Neoarius graeffei isolate fNeoGra1 chromosome 20, fNeoGra1.pri, whole genome shotgun sequence DNA contains the following:
- the mvp gene encoding major vault protein, translating into MSKRPAGNHMEHNDLTDASIIRIPPHHYIHVLDQNTNIARVEVGPLTYIRQDNERVLFSPTRMTMVPPRHYCVILNPVVRDNEGLVQFDIAGQAKLRHADLEIRLTQDPFPLYPGEEIQKEVTPLQIVYPDTALRLQALLDFEEENGEKRVAGDEWLFEGPGTYIPRKEVAVLETIKATVIRENQAIRLRARKEGMDRSGVRRVTGEEWQVSKVGAYLPGAHEEVIDIVNAFILTDKRALHVRALRPFRDAGGRDRRTGEEWLVTLADREAHIPSVAEEVVGVVDVTTLTSREYCVILDPVGPDGKPQLGQKRVVKGERSFFLRPGEHLENGIQDIYVLSEEEGLVLRAVEAFTDREAQVEDEDEEEEEQEGSSKKAAVQRRPGDRWMLRGPIEYVPPATVEVLLRRQAIPLDENEGIYVRGIKTGKVRAVIGRTYMLTQDEELWEKELPPNVEKLLSNTRDPLAHRSDRNDDALDEPRDKTKVVSYRVPHNAAVQVYDYREKKARVVFGPDLVMLGPDEQFTVLSLSGEKPKRANVIKAICLLLGPDFCTDIITIETADHARLQLQLAYNWHFERKNHADPAQAAALFSVPDFVGDACKAIASRIRGAVASVQFDDFHKNSNRIICSAVFGFDEKLAVRSSLRFNQNGLVITSVDIQSVEPVDQRTRDALQKSVQLAIEITTNSQEAAARHEAERLEQEARGKLERQKITDQAEAERARKELLELEALSAAVESTGAAKAEAQSRAEAARIQGEAAVEEAKLKVEAQRIEAEAELVRLAKAREQELQYKKETDHLDVEKQQKLAEIESQRFKQLVDAIGSDTLAEMARAGPELQVKMLQALGLKSTLITDGSSPINLFTTANGLLGAMKTPEEK; encoded by the exons ATGTCGAAGAGACCTGCAGGTAATCACATGGAGCACAATGATTTGACCGACGCGTCAATCATCAGGATTCCTCCACACCATTACATCCATGTGTTGGATCAGAACACCAACATTGCTCGGGTTGAGGTTGGACCCCTCACCTACATCCGCCAGGATAATGAGAG GGTTCTGTTCTCCCCGACTCGTATGACCATGGTGCCCCCTCGCCATTACTGTGTGATTCTGAATCCGGTGGTTCGTGATAATGAGGGACTTGTTCAGTTTGACATCGCAGGCCAGGCTAAACTTCGCCATGCAGACCTGGAGATCCGTCTGACCCAGGATCCTTTTCCGCTCTACCCTGGAGAAGAGATCCAGAAG GAAGTGACTCCACTGCAGATCGTGTATCCCGACACGGCCCTGAGGCTTCAGGCTCTTCTTGACTTTGAGGAGGAGAATGGAGAGAAGAGAGTAGCTGGAGACGAGTGGCTGTTTGAAGGGCCAG GAACATACATCCCCAGGAAAGAGGTGGCCGTCCTGGAGACCATCAAAGCCACAGTGATTCGAGAGAACCAGGCCATTCGCCTTCGAGCTCGCAAAGAGGGCATGGACCGCAGCGGAGTTCGCAGAGTGACTG gtgagGAGTGGCAGGTCAGTAAAGTTGGAGCATACCTGCCTGGAGCGCATGAGGAGGTCATTGATATTGTGAACGCGTTCATCCTCACTGATAAG CGTGCACTGCACGTGCGTGCTCTGCGTCCGTTCAGGGATGCAGGAGGGCGAGACAGAAGGACCGGGGAGGAGTGGCTGGTGACGTTGGCGGACAGAGAAGCACACATCCCCTCTGTGGCTGAGGAGGTAGTTGGGGTGGTAGACGTGACCACACTGACCAGCAGGGAGTACTGTGTGATCCTGGACCCAGTCGGGCCAGATGGAAAGCCTCAGCTTGGACAGAAGAGAGTGGTGAAG GGTGAGCGCTCATTCTTCCTGCGGCCTGGCGAGCATTTGGAGAACGGCATACAGGATATCTACGTGCTGTCTGAAGAGGAGGGACTGGTGCTACGTGCTGTGGAGGCCTTCACTGATCGAGAGGCG CAAGTCGAAGATGAGGACGAAGAGGAAGAGGAGCAAGAGGGGAGCTCCAAAAAGGCAGCTGTGCAGAGACGTCCTGGAGATCGCTGGATGCTGCGTGGGCCAATCGAATATGTGCCACCTGCCACTGTAGAGGTCCTGCTGCGACGCCAGGCCATTCCACTGGACGAGAATGAAGGAATATATGTGCGCGGCATCAAGACTGGCAAG GTACGGGCTGTGATTGGCCGCACCTACATGCTGACACAGGATGAGGAGTTGTGGGAAAAGGAACTCCCTCCAAATGTGGAGAAGTTGCTTAGCAATACGCGTGACCCCCTGGCCCACCGCTCTGACCGTAACGATGACGCCCTTGATGAGCCCCGGGACAAAACCAAGGTGGTGTCATACCGCGTTCCTCATAATGCTGCAGTGCAGGTGTACGACTACAGGGAGAAGAAAGCCAG GGTGGTGTTTGGGCCTGATTTGGTGATGCTGGGTCCCGATGAGCAGTTCACAGTTCTGTCTCTGTCTGGAGAGAAACCCAAGAGAGCCAACGTCATTAAAGCCATCTGCCTGCTCCTCGGCCCCGACTTCTGCACTGACATAATCACCATAGAAACCGCTGACCATGCCCGTCTGCAGCTCCAGCTCGCCTACAATTG GCACTTTGAGAGAAAGAACCATGCAGACCCAGCACAAGCAGCAGCTCTGTTCTCCGTGCCTGATTTTGTGGGCGACGCCTGTAAAGCCATTGCTTCAAGGATCAGAGGAGCTGTGGCTTCAGTGCAGTTTGATGACTTTCACAAG AACTCGAACCGGATCATCTGCTCAGCTGTGTTTGGTTTCGACGAGAAGCTGGCAGTACGATCGAGTCTGCGCTTCAATCAGAATGGACTGGTGATCACCAGCGTGGACATTCAGTCAGTGGAGCCGGTGGACCAGCGCACGCGTGACGCCTTGCAAAAGAGCGTCCAGCTCGCCATTGAGATCACCACCAACTCCCAGGAGGCTGCTGCTCG GCATGAGGCAGAGCGTCTGGAGCAGGAAGCACGGGGCAAACTGGAGAGGCAGAAAATCACAGATCAGGCGGAGGCTGAGAGAGCCAGGAAGGAGCTACTAGAGCTGGAGGCCCTCAG tgctgcAGTAGAGAGTACAGGAGCAGCGAAGGCAGAGGCTCAGTCCAGGGCAGAGGCAGCACGTATCCAGGGTGAGGCTGCTGTGGAAGAGGCCAAACTTAAAGTCGAGGCCCAGAGAATAGAAGCG GAAGCTGAACTAGTGCGTCTGGCAAAGGCACGTGAGCAAGAACTCCAGTATAAGAAGGAAACAGATCACCTGGACGTGGAGAAGCAGCAGAAACTGGCTGAGATTGAAAGCCAACGTTTCAAACAGCTGGTAGATGCTATTGGCAGTGATACTCTGGCTGAGATGGCCAGAGCTGGACCAGAGCTTCAG gttAAAATGCTGCAAGCTCTGGGTCTAAAATCCACTCTGATCACAGATGGCTCCTCTCCCATCAATCTGTTTACTACCGCCAATGGCCTGCTGGGGGCAATGAAGACCCCTGAGGAAAAGTAG